The region TCGACGCGAGGGCCTCTATCTCGTCTTTCTCCATACGAAATATCTGCCATTCTTTCTGGTGGCTCCCCTCCATCGCGTGGTAAAAGTCCATGGCGTCCACGTTCCAGTCGAGGACGGCCCACTCGAACCTCGCGCATCCCTTTTGAACCGCTATCTTCGCGAGCTCGACCATCAAGCCCTTGGCGACCGAGCGCCTCCTGTATTCGGGGAGGATGAAGATATCCTCAAGATAAAGAGCCGGTTTTCCCTCCCAAGTAGAGAACGTGAAAAAATAGAGGGCGAATCCCACGACCTTTCCGTCCCGCTCCGCCATAAGGCAACAGAAGTAGTTCAGGTCAGGGTCTTCGTTGAAGCCGTGCTCGATAACATCCTCCTCGGTTATCTTGACTGCTTCGGGCTCCCTCTCGAACTCGGCAAGTCCCTTGATCAGCCTCACTATGTCCCCGGCGTCCTCGGGGCGTGCCGCTCTGACATTTAACATTTTCCCCATTATTTATAACAACAATCATTTGTTCATAAAACCTAAATCGGACAACCGACCTTTTGCAATCCGATTGCGCAAACAATCAGAATCTCGCCCTGTGGTGTTCGGTGACCCCGAAGAAGTCCTCTATCTCGTAGGACACCCCCTTCGAATCGACAACCGTCCCGGAATAGGGTCCGAACGGCTGGTGATAATCGTCGACCAAAATCCCAAGGTTGATGTAGCCCTTCCTCTCCCCCATCGGCCTCATCACGAGGCTGCACTTGCCGTCGGTGGTCTCGATCTTCCAGGGCCTCGTTACGTCCTTCGCGTCGAAATCGAAGCGGACGGCGGAGAGCTTGGAGAGTTTCCCGTCCACCCAGAGGCAGTTCTCGTTGTAGGCCTCGTCGTCTATGGTAGTCATGTTTTTCACCAGGTTGATAGCCAGCAGCCGGCCTTTTTTGTCGTATCCGGCAAAGGCGGCCCACTGCCACCATGTGTTGAAGGGATAGTAGGTCTTCTGGATGTCGATTAAAATAATGTCCCTCTTTTCATTTAGAGAGATGCGCCTTTCTCCGTAGGTTATCTCCCCCCTCACCGGGACCGCCGCCTTGTGGGTGTACATCGGGCGGTTCTGGCCGATCGGCACCACCGATACGAGGGGCTGTATCTTGTTCAGGTCCTCGAGCATCTCGATCTCCGCCTCTATCCCCGGCCTCTTTTTCGTCCCCTTGATGCTTATCCTCGCCCGGTGCTTCCCCTCGCTGAGGCGGTTGTCGAACTCCATCCTGTAATTGCCCGCCTTGAAGCGACAATCGCCGTTGAAGAGGTCCCACGTAAGTTTGGCTACACCCCCCGGGACGTTCTTGTGGTGCTCGGTGAACCTGCCCGTGTTCCTGTCCAGAAAGTAGCAGAAGGAGACGCTCATGTACTTGCCGTTTATGAAGAAGAAGGTCAGGACGAAATCGCCCCCGATGAGCGCGTAGTGCTGCCACTCCTTGAGCCTGAAGTTGTTGAGAAAAGAGGGAAGCCCGGGGATCTTTATGTCCAGGAGGTTCAGATCGCGAAACGGCGTCTTGAAAAATCCCCACTCCACCACTTTACCGTTCTCCACAAGCCTCTTCGGGGTCTCTTTTAGTTTAAACATAATACTAACTCCTTATTAAATTATGAATCTACATTTTTGTTCTCTTTTTGTCAATTGTCAACACAATAAAAAAAACCAAATATTTTTGGTGATTGTAAAAGATTTGCCACCATGATAAGGTAAATCATGGACATCAAATCTTTCCAAAGTATTGTAAAAACAGAGAAA is a window of Candidatus Zymogenus saltonus DNA encoding:
- a CDS encoding GNAT family N-acetyltransferase, yielding MLNVRAARPEDAGDIVRLIKGLAEFEREPEAVKITEEDVIEHGFNEDPDLNYFCCLMAERDGKVVGFALYFFTFSTWEGKPALYLEDIFILPEYRRRSVAKGLMVELAKIAVQKGCARFEWAVLDWNVDAMDFYHAMEGSHQKEWQIFRMEKDEIEALASTEWE
- a CDS encoding DUF2804 domain-containing protein, coding for MFKLKETPKRLVENGKVVEWGFFKTPFRDLNLLDIKIPGLPSFLNNFRLKEWQHYALIGGDFVLTFFFINGKYMSVSFCYFLDRNTGRFTEHHKNVPGGVAKLTWDLFNGDCRFKAGNYRMEFDNRLSEGKHRARISIKGTKKRPGIEAEIEMLEDLNKIQPLVSVVPIGQNRPMYTHKAAVPVRGEITYGERRISLNEKRDIILIDIQKTYYPFNTWWQWAAFAGYDKKGRLLAINLVKNMTTIDDEAYNENCLWVDGKLSKLSAVRFDFDAKDVTRPWKIETTDGKCSLVMRPMGERKGYINLGILVDDYHQPFGPYSGTVVDSKGVSYEIEDFFGVTEHHRARF